In Blastopirellula sp. J2-11, a single genomic region encodes these proteins:
- a CDS encoding prepilin-type N-terminal cleavage/methylation domain-containing protein yields MQPTRNRRRGITLVEVLMSTMVVMLGILGLISLIPLGSHLAERGTRSDRVASIGRRVQREAKVYGMMNPDSWLDPLKSPTPVDQTRFRTSASSLPVRQSYLIDPMFFIDSATQRQFFPYDTTATPQMRRLSLGSYNASFPFMESRAERAFVSDDDYGVGTAGGYERPKDREEPLLQKFFTRGGTNIRRQSQGTYSWAIMLVPEASSTRVNTSTGGNMPPFATAAAGSTTGNSQPPTDQYVMSTIIFQNRQGDIPTSADIAGATERGLLNERVLTVETGSFISGGGTTGEIQLTAGTPELLDMKTGDWICLTVRVTRTIGSNMYYWGDNFKWYRVVAMDEIEEVTVGSKYDLRLTLDGPDWNAMDPPTQAIYVEDVVGVYERKVRLETGSPWTP; encoded by the coding sequence ATGCAGCCAACTCGAAATCGCCGCCGCGGCATCACGCTGGTCGAAGTGTTGATGTCGACGATGGTCGTGATGCTGGGGATCCTCGGCTTGATCTCGCTGATTCCGCTCGGCAGCCATCTGGCCGAACGGGGAACCCGCAGCGATCGCGTCGCCAGCATTGGACGCCGCGTCCAGCGCGAAGCGAAAGTCTACGGCATGATGAACCCGGATTCTTGGTTGGATCCGCTGAAGTCTCCAACGCCAGTCGATCAAACTCGGTTTCGTACTAGTGCCAGTTCACTGCCTGTTCGCCAGTCTTACCTGATCGACCCGATGTTTTTTATTGACAGTGCTACGCAGCGTCAGTTCTTTCCCTATGACACGACGGCGACGCCGCAAATGCGTCGTCTATCGTTAGGGAGCTACAACGCCAGCTTTCCGTTCATGGAGAGCCGTGCCGAACGCGCGTTCGTTTCTGACGATGACTATGGAGTGGGAACTGCCGGCGGTTATGAACGTCCCAAGGATCGCGAAGAACCGCTGTTACAGAAGTTTTTCACGCGCGGCGGCACGAACATTCGCCGTCAATCGCAAGGGACTTATAGCTGGGCGATCATGCTGGTTCCAGAGGCGTCATCGACGCGAGTAAACACGTCGACCGGCGGTAACATGCCTCCGTTTGCCACGGCGGCAGCGGGAAGTACGACTGGCAATTCGCAACCACCGACAGATCAATATGTGATGTCGACGATTATTTTTCAAAATCGTCAGGGCGATATCCCGACCAGCGCCGACATTGCCGGAGCAACGGAAAGAGGCCTGCTGAACGAGCGCGTCCTCACCGTCGAAACGGGAAGTTTCATCAGCGGCGGAGGCACCACCGGCGAAATCCAACTTACGGCCGGGACGCCGGAGTTGCTGGACATGAAAACCGGCGATTGGATTTGCCTGACAGTGCGTGTCACGCGAACAATAGGCTCGAACATGTATTACTGGGGCGACAATTTCAAATGGTATCGTGTTGTCGCCATGGATGAAATTGAAGAGGTTACCGTTGGATCCAAGTATGACCTTCGACTCACATTGGATGGTCCTGATTGGAACGCAATGGACCCGCCCACTCAAGCCATCTACGTCGAAGACGTAGTCGGCGTTTACGAACGAAAGGTCCGCTTGGAGACGGGCTCTCCTTGGACCCCATAA
- a CDS encoding helix-turn-helix domain-containing protein, which produces MKFSFRLAEILNHSPDPKKRPGTIKAICDYTGLDRHQVSSLLKNEAKYIPLSALSQLCDFLIKHGYADAGQLPGSLFSVEPENFWELLARRRRIEMCLGVRADENWPEGAWVVASDTILQGELLTGISTLGGTAKYHRNEGPPEPVMLNEMGEQIFDAPIPQPEDLFQTLVWAPGQADNEEVHARANEVYQNFHAAQGDKALICLGSIRSNPVVEISMASIFNCEPYISQDEVEKPSDRAVPIYLRHREKNVEHPESCSGGKRLSKTETPETPGFYYETADGSWKCAKWDETTWEPAYVLYAYHESQGRLEMSLGGYSGRGTRLLAKTLSSRPEELWPPVYTTGGVQIGAYVIQYELKKQKKNRSVLTADYSATTKVIPIDPEVIHRRIHG; this is translated from the coding sequence ATGAAATTCTCCTTTCGTCTCGCGGAAATTCTGAATCACTCTCCCGACCCGAAAAAGCGGCCGGGGACGATCAAGGCGATTTGCGACTATACGGGACTCGATCGCCATCAGGTTTCGTCGCTGTTGAAGAACGAAGCGAAATATATTCCGCTCTCGGCGCTGTCGCAGCTGTGCGACTTTCTGATCAAGCATGGATATGCGGACGCCGGCCAATTGCCGGGCTCGCTATTCTCGGTCGAGCCGGAGAACTTTTGGGAATTGTTGGCTCGTCGCCGCCGCATTGAAATGTGCTTGGGCGTTCGTGCTGACGAGAACTGGCCCGAAGGGGCTTGGGTCGTTGCGTCGGATACGATCTTGCAGGGGGAACTGCTGACCGGCATTTCAACGCTGGGCGGAACCGCCAAATACCACCGCAACGAAGGACCGCCTGAGCCGGTGATGCTCAACGAAATGGGCGAGCAGATTTTCGACGCGCCGATTCCGCAGCCAGAAGACTTGTTCCAAACGCTCGTCTGGGCGCCGGGGCAAGCCGACAACGAAGAAGTGCATGCCCGCGCGAACGAAGTTTATCAAAACTTCCACGCCGCCCAGGGTGACAAAGCGTTGATCTGTCTCGGCAGTATCCGCAGCAACCCGGTCGTCGAGATTTCGATGGCCAGCATTTTCAACTGCGAACCATACATTAGCCAAGACGAAGTCGAAAAACCGAGTGATCGCGCCGTGCCGATCTATCTGCGACATCGCGAGAAGAACGTCGAGCATCCAGAGTCGTGCAGCGGCGGCAAGCGATTGTCGAAGACCGAAACGCCGGAGACGCCGGGCTTCTACTACGAAACGGCCGACGGATCGTGGAAGTGCGCCAAGTGGGACGAAACGACCTGGGAACCGGCCTACGTGTTGTACGCCTATCACGAATCGCAAGGGCGGCTTGAAATGTCGCTCGGCGGTTATTCGGGACGGGGCACGCGGTTGCTCGCCAAGACGCTATCGAGCCGACCAGAAGAGCTGTGGCCCCCGGTTTACACCACCGGCGGAGTGCAGATCGGCGCCTACGTCATTCAGTACGAACTGAAGAAGCAAAAGAAGAATCGCAGCGTGTTGACCGCCGACTATTCGGCGACGACCAAAGTGATTCCGATCGATCCGGAAGTGATCCATCGCCGAATTCACGGCTAG